The Juglans microcarpa x Juglans regia isolate MS1-56 chromosome 8S, Jm3101_v1.0, whole genome shotgun sequence genome has a window encoding:
- the LOC121244176 gene encoding uncharacterized protein LOC121244176 — protein MSVFLTTFASSVLRLLVFLFIYDRLAYFFKLEAPKWNLGNIFKHSAGPARNTESQISYDTHVSWPLFIGLNIYVHYYQKRESNTSSDQDSEKPYFLDMVPWYSGTSADLYKTVFDLLVSVNIFLGRFDLRIMQAVTSQVQDGAREQNRGAQDQQNLLYDFSKKDELWFDFMADTGDGGNSAYTVTRLLAKRAIRCNGTNGTKLTLKRGDLLLIGGDLAYPNPSKDTYERRFLRPFEDALQLPNNHKRDHGHVGPQCFVIPGNHDWFDGLQTFTKYICEKKWLGGWYMPQKTSYFAVKLPQRWWIFGLDLALDGDIDTYQFQFFSNLARERIGKNDAVIVMTHQPDWLVDWYESGTDVERDNLSELICNILKERCKLRIAGDIHHYMRHSMVPESNDLVYAQHLLVNGCGGAFLHPTHVFGDFKESHGVSYQCGASYPDKETSRRLGFRNIWKFRKENSQFDFVGGIMYYMLVFSMIPQCELDHVFEVDSKLGFWRTCFRTLWNAFIYMLEHSYVSLGAAMMLVVVAVAFTPSKVSWKKRVAIGILHVSAHLSAALILMLVLELGVGVLVHHKLLGTSGYHSLYRWYESQEKSRNFGLSNGTRAGIEQWSSDLYSTYVKNLMFAFDVPELMAVTRINICKNGIASLARLDTIFYYGSVFLYFWLLSTPAVSYVFGIYLYICVNWLDLHYDEAFSSLRIADYKAFTRFHIDSNGDLHVYTLAVDKVPLDWNLDRRWMTEQNEHPNKLSYNRDFPSQWEAADPDKDPLSTVRIIDEFVIQRSNTSWIRRNSPPGESLFTKLYSLLHHITKT, from the exons ATGTCTGTTTTCTTGACAACTTTTGCCTCTTCTGTTCTGCGTCTTCTCGTATTCCTCTTTATTTATGATCGCCTCGCGTACTTCTTTAAACTTGAGGCTCCAAAGTGGAACCTAGGGAACATTTTCAAACATTCTGCA gggCCTGCAAGAAATACAGAGAGTCAAATATCATATGACACCCACGTCTCATGGCCCCTGTTTATAGGCCTTAATATTTACGTGCATTATTACCAAAAGAGAGAATCAAATAC ATCATCGGATCAAGATTCTGAGAAGCCTTATTTTTTAGATATGGTTCCTTGGTATTCAGG AACCTCAGCTGACCTTTACAAGACTGTTTTTGACCTCCTGGTGTCAGTAAATATCTTCCTAGGTCGCTTTGACTTGCGTATAATGCAG GCAGTAACGAGTCAAGTTCAAGATGGAGCTCGAGAACAGAATCGTGGAGCCCAAGATCAACAGAATCTTTTGTATGATTTTAGTAAAAAGGATGAACTGTGGTTCGATTTCATGGCTGATACTGGCGATGGTGGGAATTCAGCTTACACTGTGACACGTCTACTTGCTAAGCGTGCCATTCGTTGTAATGGCACTAATGGCACTAAGCTTACCTTAAAACGAGGAGACTTGCTACTCATTGGAGGGGATCTTGC GTACCCTAATCCGTCAAAAGACACATATGAAAGGCGCTTCTTACGTCCTTTCGAGGATGCTCTTCAACTGCCTAACAATCATAAGCGGGATCATGGTCATGTTGGACCTCAGTGTTTTGTTATTCCCGGAAACCATG ATTGGTTTGATGGTCTTCAAACCTTTACGAAGTATATATGTGAGAAGAAGTGGTTGGGCGGGTGGTATATGCCTCAGAAGACGTCTTATTTCGCTGTAAAACTTCCTCAAAGATGGTGGATTTTCGGTCTTGATCTTGCACTCGATGGTGATATCGATACCTACCAATTCcaattcttttcaaatcttgcAAGGGAAAGg ATCGGAAAAAACGACGCTGTGATCGTAATGACACACCAACCGGACTGGCTTGTTGATTGGTACGAAAGTGGTACTGATGTCGAAAGGGATAATCTGTCAGAGTTGATCTGTAACATTTTGAAAGAAAGGTGTAAGCTTCGAATTGCTGGGGACATACATCACTATATGCGCCACTCAATGGTACCTGAATCGAATGATTTAGTTTATGCACAACATCTGCttgtaaatggttgtggcggaGCATTCTTGCATCCCACCCATGTTTTTGGTGATTTTAAAGAATCGCATGGGGTTTCCTATCAGTGCGGAGCTAGTTATCCAGACAAAGAAACGTCAAGGAGG CTTGGATTTAGAAATATTTGGAAATTTCGAAAGGAGAATTCgcaatttgattttgttggggGCATTATGTACTATATGTTGGTCTTTTCTATGATCCCACAG TGTGAGCTTGATCACGTCTTTGAAGTAGATTCCAAGTTGGGTTTCTGGAGAACCTGTTTCCGTACGCTGTGGAATGCTTTTATATACATGCTGGAACACTCTTACGTTTCTCTAGGAGCTGCTATGATGTTGGTAGTCGTGGCAGTGGCATTCACACCCTCCAAAGTGTCATGGAAGAAAAGGGTAGCGATTGGAATTCTTCATGTTTCTGCACATCTCTCTGCAGCTCTAATTCTTATGCTGGTGCTGGAACTGGGTGTTGGGGTGCTTGTCCACCATAAACTATTGGGAACTTCAG GGTATCACTCTTTATATCGATGGTATGAATCACAAGAAAAAAGTAGGAACTTTGGTCTTTCAAATGGAACACGAGCTGGTATAGAACAATGGAGTTCTGACCTTTATTCTACATATGTCAAGAATCTCATGTTTGCATTTGATGTGCCAGAG CTCATGGCTGTCACACGGATCAATATTTGCAAGAATGGGATCGCATCTCTCGCTCGATTGGACACCATTTTTTACTATGGCTCAGTGTTCCTTTATTTCTGGCTCTTGTCAACCCCTGCAGTTTCATATGTGTTTGGAATCTATCTATACATCTGTGTCAACTGGTTAGACTTGCATTATGACGAAGCCTTCTCCTCTCTTAGGATTGCCGATTACAAGGCTTTCACCCGATTTCACATCGACTCTAATGGCGATCTTCATGTTTACACCCTTGCAGTTGATAAG GTCCCACTGGACTGGAATTTAGATCGTCGATGGATGACGGAGCAAAATGAACACCCAAACAAGTTGAGCTACAATAGAGATTTTCCCAGCCAATGGGAAGCAGCTGATCCGGACAAGGACCCGTTAAGTACTGTGAGGATCATTGACGAATTCGTCATTCAACGATCGAATACGTCATGGATTAGGAGAAATTCCCCTCCAGGGGAAAGTCTTTTCACGAAATTGTATTCGCTTCTTC